acacactgtgTTTATTCTGTGCACTTCACCAGAATTGGACGAGGCTTGGTCATGAGGAACAAGAGGACCAGCAGTAAATCGATGCTGAATATAAAGAGAGCTTGCTGCAGCTCGGAGAACGTTGTCTCAGAGGTTCATTTTAACgacctggaccagaacaagacGAGCCTTGGTCGTGAGAAAGAAACAGACCAGGATGCTACGAATCTTGGGTCCCTTATCAAGTGCACCTTGCATAGGTGTAGCATAAATTATTTATCAGCCCCTGTAGGTCTGCTAGTTCCTTGAATTCCACCTTGTCCTTCTTACCCCACTTCACACCCTCACACCTTCTTCATACCCTCCTCAACTGTCAACACCACCCCTTCTTCACACTCTTCTCACCTGTCATCACCACCATTACTACACGCTCTCCTCAACTCCACACTCTATGTAGTTTCCACCGCCGCATACCACCACCCTACAACCATTCTCGcacccttcttccttgttgagcTACAACCAACTCACCACTCATGTGTCTATGCCAGTAACCAAGCTCCACAATGATCAAATCAGATTGTTTCACCGTGTTTTAACTCTATCAAATAACAATGGAAGGTTGTTTCACCGTGTTTCAATATCTGATTCCTCACTAACATCTTTCGGTCACCTTGTACAGAAATAGCTTGTAGAGGGCAACTCTTAGGAAGATACAATGTTCCAGTATCTAATTGATCTGAATTTCCAATTGTACCTTTAAGATTCTATTTAAACTACGTTTATTAGCTTCTAATTCTGTTCTTTCCCATTATGTTAAGTGTTAACATTAGCTTGAGGCATACCACATACAAGTTTGATCAAAATTCTGGTTTTCAGCATAAGCATGCAGCAAAGACTTCTTATTAAGTTTAAAATTGGCTTGACAAAAAAATAACATACTAACATTTTTTTAGATTAAAATTCTGGACTCAAACCATTTAAGATCTGTTTTCCACCAAATGTAGGGTGCAAAGTAACAGTGTATCCGACATCTTTGTTGTAATATTGTCATGACAATTTTAATCAATCAATTAACATGATGAACACTAGAATTCATTCATTGTACAAAATACAGACGTGTTAGAGAATCAGCTTCATAGTAACTACAGTCGTTTGGGTCAAAAGAACACATATAAACTAACTAAGCCACACTGGGCACAACAAAATGCAACAACATTAgagcaataataataaaaactgcacaattaattgttattttaaatttcttcTCAAGAGAAGCAACTTCCAGCATTGTTGTTTCCAATGTTTCCTTAGTTGTCTCCAACTCTTTCTCCAAGCATAAAATTTTCCCCTTTTGGTCTTCCACCTCTTCCTTCATGTCTCTGTACATCTTTACTAATCCATTGAAAACCCTATACAAACCTGGATTAATTTCATCACACCACACAAAAAATTTGCAGGGTATTATGGGAGGTAAGCCATATCTTCCACAACCCCAAAACTTCCTCCTAGGGTTCTTTTCAGTATTAGAATGTTTGATAGTGGCTTGTACACCACAAAAGCACAGTAGGAAGTTCTCCCCCCCAAGCGATGATGATAACCTTCTTGtacaggaagaagatgaagaactcTCCATTGCCTATTCAACAAATGAGAAAGTATTAATTCCAGGGAGGGGTGAGATCTCTGTGTTGATTCAAGAGGGTCCCTTCAGAACGTTATCACAAGCACAAAATTGGTGCCAGTTTAAGTATAAGCAACTTCGTAGCAAGTAACAGATCAAACAAAAGGTTGTCAACAAATGCATATAAAGTTGACCTATGTTTTCTTCCATAAGTTTTCATCATAAGCTGTAATATCAAAGTACTAAACTAATAACAACTAATACTACACTGGATCTTAGCCAAAAGGCAGTCTTTTAAGAAAAAATCCGACAGTATGGAACCACACTGGACATGAGTTGGAGTAGCAGATCAACATAAAAATGGAATTTGAATGCCCAGAAGCTAGTTTTGATCATGCATGAACAATGTACCTCACAACAAGTCAGTTAATTCAAATCAGACACTTAAATAAGCGAGTGAAAACAACCAGAGAATACCTTGGTGCTGCAAAAGGGTGGCCTTCGTGGTGAGCGTGTATGGCTGAATCGTGTTCTGTGCAGATAGAGGGAGGAGTACACGAATGCTTTCAATTCGATCTTCGGGCAACAGCGGAAAGGTTATGATCGGCGCCGGCGAATGACGGTAGAGATGAGTTTCCACCGTTGTTACAGAGTGTGATGCCGATTAGGGTTCTTAAATGGAATTGtgatttttgaatttgaattgggGTTAGATTTGGGTTTTAGGGTTTCATAAAATTTCTTGGGATTTGGGTTTTAGGTTTTCAAATTATTCTTATTTTACTTGTTTtcgttttttattttcattttcggTAAATTACGTAAATGcaattttataaattatgtaaAGTTCAGGGACTAAAGTCAGAGAACTGAATACTTTCCTTGGTCAAACGCTGACAAGGCACGAAGTTACACAGGTCGGTTTCCTATAGAGCCACATACGGGTGGCATCGCTGCCTCAAAAATCCGGAGTGGCTTGGAAGAGCTCGCCTTTTttcattgttaaaaaaaaatttaaatttggcATCTTACCCACCTAAATTCTTACGCTACGAGAAAATTCAATACCCAACATATCTCTTCATTACTCACCCCCATAACACCACACCCATCATATATACCACACTCTCATTCCATTCTATTATTTTCTCCCCATTGTTGATTGTTCCACACTCTCCTCTTTAACAGAATCCTGCATTTTTAAGTTTTTACAAAGACAGGGTGATTTGCAATGGTGTACGTTTGTAGATGACAAGCTCATTATTGTGAGTATATTTGGATCATCTACCAACTTTCGATGATAATTCACAAAAAAGTAGTTTAGGCCTTAGGGTCTCATCATTATGTGTACATCACAGAAGAGATTAAAGATTGTAATTTAAATGCCCTATAAATTGACATTCTTCATGTTTAATATTCTTGATTCTGCAGATGTTTTATTACTAGAACTCCGGTAGgttacaaattaatattatgTTGTTTAATAAATTATCGGATTTAAAACCTAAAATGTAAATATGTGGAAATTATAAAGTTGATTTTTGCAACTGGGGGTATGCGGAATATTGGTAATGGCAAAAGTGTTAAGGCTTGGTCAGACAAGTGGGTTCCAGGGACGGATACACTGGTGTATAGTGTGGAGCTTGCTCAACATTTTGGAGTCACTCTTGTGTCTGACCTTATGCTGCCGGGCTTGCTGGCATGGAATAGGGAGCTTATCAATTTTATTTGTTGTCCGCCGACGGCGCAAGCGATTATGGCAATTCCTTTGCCTCTTGTCCCTCATGATGATGTTCTGTATTGGCCCTTCTCTTCAGATGGTCATTACTCGACAAAGTCAGGTTACCAATTCCTACGCCACGGCGCTGAAGCTGTTGTTGCGTCCTCTTCCCAGGTTCCCTCTCTTCCGCGTGCGAATTGGAGGAAGCTTTGGAAAGCTGATGCGCTCCCTCGATGCAGTGAGACGGGGTGGCGGGCGTGCCTTGAGGTCCTTCCGGTGCGAGCCTACCTTCATGCGCGCGGTTTGGTCACGGACCCGACGTGCCCGCGTTGTTTGGTAGCTCCGGAGACTGTCCAACATGCGTTGCTCTTTTGCCCGATGGTGCAGCCAATTTGGTTTGCCAGCTCTCTTGGTTTCCGCCTAGCTCATGAGTGCCGAGTGCACGAGTTTGTTTCTGATTTTATGCAGGTTGCAGACATGTCCAGCCTTGGAGCTTTTCTCACCTTGCTGTATGCGATTTGGATGGCCAGAAATGAGCTATGTTTCAAGGAGAAGGCTTCAACATTGGAGCAGATTTTGACCCATGCAGCTTCACTCACACCGCTGCCACCTTTGGAGGGTCCTATGGTTCCGCAAGTTCACCGTCCCAACACTTGGTCCCGTCCACATCCGGGCACGTTCAAGATCAATTTTGATGCGGCGATGGCTCCTACCGGCGACGCAGGCTTCGGTCTTGTTGCTAGGAATTCTCGTGGGGAAGTGTTGGCAGCAGCGTGCTCCTCGCATGGTCCAGCAGCATCTTCTTTGTTAGCGGAGGGGCTCTCTTTCCGTTGGGCGCTCGGTTTGGCTATGGATCTTGGTTTCCGGCGCGTCGTGTTCGAGACCGACTGTCTCCTTCTTTATGAGGCGTGGAAGCGCCGGGGTGGTTGCTCTATTTTAGACTCTTTGATATTAGACTGTCGTCGTTTGTCTTCTGGTTTTGATGCTTTTGATTTCAGTTTTATTCGCCGTACTGGCAATAGTGTCGCTGATGCTTTAGCTAAGCGTTCTTTTATTTTGGGTGTTTGGGTTTGGATTGAGGAGATCCCTCAAGACTTTTATGGCTTAGTCCAATCTGATGTAATGGCCTCTGAGCCCTCTGTTTCTTCGTAATTGAATgaatcatttttcaaaaaaaataaagttgatTTTCAACTTTTTGAAAGTGTTTGTGTTCGTGTGTTCGGTAAAAATCTGAAACACTTACTTTAAAATTCTTACTTTCGGGTttttaaaatcatgaaatagATAACTTTCTCCGCCAGGAATATCAGCTCCTAGAATGTTAGCCATGAAATACCTTTCGGGTTTTTAAGATcatgaaacaaataattttcTACGCCAGGAACCTTTCAGGTTTTAGACTCCGGAAGCATAACATTAAGCTACCACATGTTTGCAACTCATTCGGGGAAACAAATGCATATCTATtccaacaaatatttttttaatttagaatTCGAACTTATACTCTTATTTTACCAGGTTTAATTTACTTACCACTAGATCAACACATTGTTAATAGTAATACACATCTTTCTAATTAATCATTTTGAGCATTGttgtcaatctctagagatatctcttaatctcttaCGAGATTACGACTCTTAATCTCTTACGAGATTACGATATCATGTACCAAAAACGAGACTAGCGGGGGGTAATAACTGTTTTTTCAAATCTCGGCTGATATCTCgagatatctcttaatctcGTGTAATATCGCGAGATTACCACGAGATTACGAGATTAGCTTGTTTTGTTAAAAATGTCAATAAAATGTTTTGTCTAAGGCTATTTCAGTCATTTAACCCacaaattttagggttttcactCATCTCTGTAATTCTTGCCACTCAACTATGTAGTTCTTTCCACTTCTTCTCTCATCTCTGTGTGCGCAGCCTACATTCATCCTCTCGCGCGACCACCAacacaacttcctcctccgacGCGGCTTCCTCCTCCTTTTGGTGAAATCCAATCTGATGATGAATGGATAACTAAAGAGGTAGATGTAGAGGAGAATGATATTGGTCATGATGATATTGTGGATATCATTGAATTAGTTCAAGACAACATTGAGAATTTGGTTCTTGATCCTAATGTTGGAGGGTCTAAGTCTATCTCATCTGAGGAAGAacttgatggtgatgatggagatgatgattcTAGTTGTCCTAAATTCGACGGTGTTGTAGGATTTTAAATTTGGATGACGTGTGACttatttgttcttttttttttaagtttatccTAACTTGTATTGATGTTTTGTTAACTTGTTATGACTTTGTACCTTAGGTTTgatatttggtaattttgtgCATGATTTTAATTGTCGTTGTTGGATAACTTGGATAATTTTTAGTACTATTAGTGTGACTTAAtcattattatagttttaaaattattatttttgcaCGAGGTAATCTCTTACGAGATTACGTTACGAGATTACCTCCCCTCCACGAGATTAGGTAATCTCTAGAGATTAACAACCATTTCAATaactttttcaaaatttataattttgaaaCTATCTTTTTTTTAAGGGTCAAAACAAAAAAGTTGTATTTTTTCCTCTAGTAACTAAAATCTCAAGAtactcaaatataaattttttattctcatgtattatattctttttttgaattttatatAACTCGAATTGCATGCAACATATTTTCACTTTTAagatattatttttcaaatatgtGTACTTATAAAGTAATGAAAATAACTATCTAAAGATTACATAAAATCAAATgcagttttttgtttgtttatatTGATTTACGTACTCTACAAGATATTGGAGACAAAAGAAAAGCCTAGAAGGGAGGTGCAAGAACATTATTAAAAGTAAAACTCTGGCAATCAATATGCATATATAGTTATTATAAACTTGGTATAATATAAGGCCCACTCCACTCATATGTCATCTCTcgctttcataaaaaataaggtttttttttctttcataaaaaataaggTTGGTAACACACTCTTTCTTTCATATCTGCGATGTTTCTGTCTTAACAAACACACCCTTATTATAAGGTTTGTATGTATTGGCGCCCTTAAAACGGAGGCTGCGATAttgttcctatatatatatttctatcAAGTGTTAAACATCGATCTCACCATCACTCACCTCAAACTAAATGCTAGagaagaacaaaaagaaaaaggtaCTAAGATAATGAAAGGAAGCAAGCCCTATCTGGTTGTGATTGCCATCCAAGCTATATATGCTGCCATGTTTCTGCTCTCAAAAGCTGCATTCGACCATGGCATGAACAATTTCATCTTCACCTTCTACAGACAGGCACTAGCAACCCTTTTCTTGATCCCGTTCGCTTTGTTCTTCGAATGGTAGACACAATTTTCTTACAGTAATGAGACACGCAGACAAACAAATAATGCAGACATTCGACAAAACctcatttttctatctatctCTTTGTTCTAATATTATATATCACATCCATAACTTCTTTCTCCTCTCTTCATTTCTTACTTCGGATGTCTATTAGATCTTTGCACTATGCGTACGTCTACGAGTGATTTTCCATTTTCTTATAACACTCATCTCATGATCATGTCTTAGTTCGGCTCCTTAACTTTCCAATGCCTATATATATGATATGCATTTTTTGGATGTAGGAAACATGCACTGCCTTTGCCTTTTCGGACCTTCTGCAAgattttcttcctatctttaTGTGGGTATGTATGACCAAAATGTCGAGTTGACACGTAACACATATATTATAGTTGAAGCATACAATatatgctgttttttttttcattgaaatTATTGTGTCTTAATTTCTCAGGATTACTTTAAGCCTGGATGTTTATGGTGTTGGTCTTATTTACACCTCTGCAACTTTGGCTGCTGCTACTACAAACTGTCTTCCAGCTATCACCTTCTTTCTGGCGCTCCTACTAAGGTAATTTAAGTACAATTGATATCCAGAGCTATCACATGCAAGGTTTTAAATTGCCACTGCATCATGGAGTCACAGATAAAAGCAAGTTGAAGTGGCTGCAATTAATTGTGGTCATGTTGTCATTGCAGCAACTCTAAATTCGTTATGTTGTAGCTGCAATTACAGTTGCggaccgcaatttaaaaccatgCTTACATGATGGTTTTGCATGCTATTCATCAATCATAGTTAGTTAGTTATCCCCACCCTTGAATTCAGATCTGGCCGTTAAGCCCATCTAGGGTGGTAATGAATATAAAGAAATAATGCTAGCCCTTGttaaaattaaacttttttttttaaatcttgtTAAAATTAAACTTGATTTGTTCCACCTTTGAGTTGAGCTACTATTATTGCACAAGATTCTCTGAATAAATACTTAAAGCATGCCAAAATTTACTCACAAATCTTACTTTGATAAAGCACACCTTTAATTTACAAtagataataataagaattatgATGCGATCAGACATGGTGATCAATAATTAACGTTTAGTCAAAAGAACTTGACGTCAGGTATATGCTATTTATAGCAAAAGCAGAAGAAAATAAAGACCTGGCACTTAAATCATTCAAATGATTCTCacctaatatatatttttttaattaatcattCATGTTTTGTGTAGTGCAAGGTGTCACATTAATTGGGTTGAGCATGGCCCAACGCCACTTTTACTCAACTTCGAtccaaatttatttatttttacgaTCCAAATGttatattctattttattctaTATTTAGGGGTTTTAAAGCGGGTAACCTGCGTCTGTCCTGCCCCGCCCCGCACTCAACCCGCCTAAAAACGGGGTGGGACGGGCTAACCCGCATAAAAGACAAGTTGGAAAAGTTGAGTCCGCCCTGCGTAGTGGCGGGTTTGCAGGCTCATGGGCCAGCCcgcacaaaaagaaaaaaatgttttggtTATTATTATAGATACCAAGTCTTCCCAACAATAtgtttcataagctattttttgCCTTGGGCATTCTGACTTCATTAATTCGTAGTCCACCCGTGTTTGAATCTCATGTTGAAGTTGAACACGATTGTCTATTCCAGCTTGCATGTTTTATTATTGGTCCTTGCTCTTCCAAAATCAAGAGCTTCACCGTTCGTCTACTGTTCAGAAAATAGACAAAGTTCCATCTACTTTTCACATTATTTGTGTTCCATTTGGAGCAACATCATGCTCTTTATCTTTGATTGTTGGGAGATAATTTAATTGCCAGAGTAACAAAACATGTTGACATATTTAACTTAAAAGAATGAAGGGGAAAAGCCCATTTTTTAAAGGTGGAAAACAATAAGGTGCAAAATTATAAAGTAATGGACACTAGGAGGAAAAAAAGACAAGTGTGGAATGCCCGTGGGTTGGCCCGCCTGCTGCAGGTTAGCCCCCTAGACATGCGGGGCGGAGAGTCATTTTTGCGGCTCACCCCGCACTTTTTTGCGGGCTTGCGGGTTGGGCTCGTGGGTTATATACTTTGACACCCCTAcctatactatatactatttcCGAAATAAAAAGTGGGAATTCCGACAAGTGTTACTCCCTCATATTATGGGCCTGTTTGATAgtagttttagttttcagtttttaaaacagttttcagaaacaattcttaaaaacagttttcagaagaagaaaacagtttaaatgacatgttttcgaacatttagaaaactgatatctgaaaactaaaagctgaaactgaaaacatcttttacctgttttggttttttagttttaaaaactgaaaatgagaactgttttcaaaaactgtttttgaaaacaggtcttaccaaacaagttttcagtttttaaaaactgaaaactattTTGGAAACAGTTATCAAACAGGGGGTCTTTCTTCATAAGTTTTCTCTCGTATTATTATTAGTTGGttaatgatgtcatatttatatttctaattttacACTAATTTAAGTATTAAATAATCTCacattttcaaaaataactactccctccgttccaaaactattgtagttttaacttttttgttttgttccaaaaccattgttgttttacatctccaaagcactttatctcattctcttccattcatgtcctcatttaatattgtatctcccaagtaccacctcttatttccaccaatcacaattctcacaaattagttgaccaatgattttcattctctctctttcatataactcatattaaataagagtgttttagtcaaattataacattaattaatgaactcttaaactttgtgaaaaaactaaaattacaaTAGTtctgaaacggagggagtattgtaTTATTATGTCATTTAATGGTTATTAAtgaaattagaataattaacaaaagtcaattgtgacttttgaGTTCAATTGATTGTTTTATTCATTTATTCATACTATTATTCCATATATGCACGACGCGAGATTGATACTTGTATATTAGTAAACAGGAAATAGGTGATTTAGCTTTCTTAACCATTAGGTTAAGCGCAATTCAAATTTGGGAACAGATGAGTTGATTCACTTTATTTAAGAAGAAAATACCTTTAAGCTAACCGGTGATAGAAAGCCAATGGTTTGTTGGGGAGACTCAGGCTTACTATTAAGGAGTGTTAGGAAATTTCTCTCAGGAAAGTTACTTACGAGTTGTGATTTTACTTGGCGCTTGGACCTATTTTTAATTCTATATTAGATTTAAATTGTACCACCTCCAAACTATCGGATAAATTCACTACTAAGTAGGAGCGTCATGAGATCTCTATGAAGAAGGTTTTCTAAGAACTGGGGTGCTTCCACCTATACTTTTTATTCTATATTATGATtagatttaaattttatatttttgcatTTATGAACTCTGatcatttttttattctatACTTTTTTAATTTCAGAATGCATGTAAGCATGTTTGACGTTGAGCCTATCAAAATGAATAAGATTTTCAACCATGTTAAATCTTAACAGATTTTCAACCCTTCACAAAACaagctatttttttttatttggcaAATGTtaattagttgttagtaatgttagtaaatcactttcaaaaaaaaaatgttagtttgaaccagtggcggatccaggaccccgaggttagggggttcaaattttatAAATGAACACattggtaaaaatataatttaaaataactttaatatgttttatACATgataaattatacaagtcataatTGTACAAATAGGTGGGTCTTtggtgcaaataggtgcaaaacttaatctactagtataatttaaaattttcaaggggttcaaaaaaaaattatataggaaATTAAGTGCAATTTTTTTGGTTCAGGGGGTTCAGCCGTCACCACAACATAGGTCCGCCCCTGGTTTGAACCCTTAACCATTCACATTTCATTTCACCCAACTCTTATGTCTCTAACTCTTACCGGTTACCATAACATGTTACTTATCCACATGagatttttgaaatttcagGAGAGAGAGATTGAAAGTAAAGACCATCCCTGGAATTGCTAAGTTAATAGGCATTTTAGCATGCTTGGGTGGTGCAGCAATCCTTGCCTTTTATAAAGGTCCTCACTTTAAATTTTTAAGCCACCGTCCCCTCCTGGGAAACCATAAAAGCCAACAACATCAAGGTCATAATGCTCTCTCTGCCTCTGGTACATGGATAAAGGGTTGCTTCCTCATTCTCCTCTCCAACACATTTTGGGGGTTGTGGCTTGTGCTACAGGTAATTAATCCTATCCCACTTTTTCAATTGAGTCATCATAACCTAAATTAATTGTCTTGTATTTATCTAGTCATCTAATTATTAAGCTTTTTTAATGTTGGTTAGCCAGGCTTTTGTTATAAAAAGTTACCCTTCAAAGCTTATCTTCACAACCCTTCAGTGTTTCTTAAGCTCAATTCAGTCTCTAGTGATTGCCTTGGCCATAGAAAGGGATATTGAGCAATGGAAATTGGGTTGGAATGTCAGGCTCCTCGCTGTAGTATACTGTGTAATTAATCCTCTCAATTTTCATCATCACCAAATTGATTAACTTTTAATTACCTCTATGTGTTTAAACTCATGACTAATTGCAATCAATTTGTGTTGATACTTGATAGGGAGTTATGGTTACTGGTGTGGGCTTTTACTTGCAGACTTGGGTTATAGAAAAGAAAGGACCAGTGTTTCTCGCAATGTCAATGCCATTGGCTCTGATTATTACAATCATTTCCTCTGCAATTGTCTTGGGCGAGATAATAAGTTTGGGAAGGTAAAATTAATTAGTTCCATTGATAAGTTAATTAATTTGGTC
This is a stretch of genomic DNA from Lotus japonicus ecotype B-129 chromosome 1, LjGifu_v1.2. It encodes these proteins:
- the LOC130732057 gene encoding WAT1-related protein At5g64700-like isoform X2, whose amino-acid sequence is MKGSKPYLVVIAIQAIYAAMFLLSKAAFDHGMNNFIFTFYRQALATLFLIPFALFFEWKHALPLPFRTFCKIFFLSLCGITLSLDVYGVGLIYTSATLAAATTNCLPAITFFLALLLRRERLKVKTIPGIAKLIGILACLGGAAILAFYKGPHFKFLSHRPLLGNHKSQQHQGHNALSASGTWIKGCFLILLSNTFWGLWLVLQAFVIKSYPSKLIFTTLQCFLSSIQSLVIALAIERDIEQWKLGWNVRLLAVVYCGVMVTGVGFYLQTWVIEKKGPVFLAMSMPLALIITIISSAIVLGEIISLGSVLWGKSREQILKVSLDLEQSSG
- the LOC130732057 gene encoding WAT1-related protein At5g64700-like isoform X1; the protein is MKGSKPYLVVIAIQAIYAAMFLLSKAAFDHGMNNFIFTFYRQALATLFLIPFALFFEWKHALPLPFRTFCKIFFLSLCGITLSLDVYGVGLIYTSATLAAATTNCLPAITFFLALLLRRERLKVKTIPGIAKLIGILACLGGAAILAFYKGPHFKFLSHRPLLGNHKSQQHQGHNALSASGTWIKGCFLILLSNTFWGLWLVLQAFVIKSYPSKLIFTTLQCFLSSIQSLVIALAIERDIEQWKLGWNVRLLAVVYCGVMVTGVGFYLQTWVIEKKGPVFLAMSMPLALIITIISSAIVLGEIISLGSILGGLVMVLGLYSVLWGKSREQILKVSLDLEQSSE